One window of the Xiphophorus hellerii strain 12219 chromosome 15, Xiphophorus_hellerii-4.1, whole genome shotgun sequence genome contains the following:
- the unc93a gene encoding protein unc-93 homolog A: MISRNFKNVLVVSIGFLSLFTAYGGLQSLQSSLNAEQGMGVASLSVIYAGIIISSMFLPPIMIKNLGCKWTIVAGMVCYVSYSFGNLYPGWYTLIPTSFILGLGGSPLWSAKCTYLTISGNVQAAKHNKKGADVVNHYFGIFFFIFQSSAVWGNLMSSLIFGQDTNISDIPEDVLSTCGAFGCGITINNSSSNSTSSRPAQKLVWTLLGCYIGVGVLAILIVSIFLDNIDHQQTSQFRGNREPFCHTFLATFRLLKDWRLLTLIPLTIYSGFEQSFLSGEYTKNYVTCALGIHYVGYVMMCFGATNSLSSFLFGRIARYTGRAALFFFAGAINLACIIALLFWRPDPDQLPVFFVFPALWGMADAIWQTQTNALYGVLFPRDKEAAFANYRMWESLGFVIAFAYSTFLCLEYKLYIVLAVLVISMITYPVVEYYEYRNPTQPIEQATYENPKNKAEEAGIISQTWM; encoded by the exons ATGATCAGCCGAAACTTTAAGAATGTGTTGGTGGTCTCCATTGGATTTCTGTCTCTGTTCACGGCTTATGGAGGCCTGCAGAGCTTACAG AGCAGCTTGAATGCGGAGCAGGGGATGGGCGTTGCATCCCTGAGCGTCATCTACGCCGGCATCATCATCTCCTCCATGTTCCTGCCGCCCATCATGATTAAAAACCTGGGCTGTAAATGGACCATCGTCGCGGGAATGGTCTGTTACGTGTCCTACTCATTCGGAAACCTCTACCCTGGATG GTACACCCTCATCCCAACCTCCTTCATCCTGGGTTTGGGCGGATCCCCTCTGTGGTCGGCTAAATGCACCTACCTGACCATCTCTGGGAATGTGCAAGCCGCCAAGCACAATAAGAAGGGTGCTGATGTGGTCAACCACTACTTTGGgatcttcttcttcatcttccaGTCATCTGCAGTTTGGGGAAACCTGATGTCGTCGCTCATCTTTGGGCAGGACACCAACATCT ccgACATTCCAGAGGACGTTCTAAGCACCTGTGGAGCATTTGGCTGTGGAATCACTATcaataacagcagcagcaacagtaCCTCCAGCAGACCTGCACAGAAGCTTGTGTGGACGCTTCTCGGGTGCTACATTG GGGTTGGCGTTCTAGCGATACTCATCGTGTCGATATTTCTGGACAACATCGACCACCAGCAGACCAGCCAGTTTCGGGGGAACCGGGAACCGTTCTGCCACACGTTCCTGGCCACGTTCAGGCTGCTGAAGGACTGGAGGCTCCTGACGCTCATCCCGCTCACCATCTACAGCGGCTTCGAGCAGAGCTTCCTCTCCGGGGAGTACACCAAA AACTACGTAACTTGTGCTTTGGGGATCCACTATGTCGGTTATGTGATGATGTGCTTCGGAGCGACTAATTCGCTCTCCTCCTTCCTGTTTGGGAGAATCGCTCGCTACACCGGAAGGGCCGCCCTCTTCTTCTTTG CTGGTGCGATCAACTTGGCCTGCATCATCGCACTCCTGTTCTGGAGGCCTGATCCTGACCAGCTGCCTGTGTTTTTCGTTTTTCCCGCTCTGTGGGGTATGGCGGACGCTATCTGGCAAACTCAGACTAATG CTCTTTATGGCGTCCTCTTCCCGCGGGACAAGGAGGCCGCCTTCGCCAACTACCGCATGTGGGAGTCGCTTGGTTTCGTCATCGCCTTCGCCTACAGCACCTTCCTGTGCCTGGAGTATAAACTATACATTGTGCTGGCTGTTCTGGTGATTAGCATGATCACCTACCCCGTAGTGGAGTACTACGAGTACAGGAATCCCACCCAGCCCATTGAACAGGCCACCTATGAGAATcccaaaaacaaagcagaggaAGCGGGCATCATTAGTCAGACTTGGATGTAG